A section of the Arabiibacter massiliensis genome encodes:
- a CDS encoding YeiH family protein, translating into MGAIMKHLPGVAVCLAIAVPCWFIGQAFPLIGGPVFAILAGMAIAVFWKLPRRGRAQSGIAFTGKKVLQAAVVLLGFGLNLAQIAQVGMMSLPIIASTIATALITAYLLHKILRMPSEISTLIGVGSSICGGSAIAATAPVIKADDKDVAQAISVIFLFNVLAALIFPTLGSVLGMSNEGFGLFAGTAVNDTSSVTAAAAAWDGMHPGSNALDQATIVKLTRTLAIIPITLVLGIWIARRDSHDPAALEAQAHSVVKPAGKLGGFNLRRALPVFIVLFLLASVVTTAAVAVGIDAAAFEPLKTLSKFFIVMAMAAIGLNTDVVHLVKSGGKPILMGLCCWVAIAAVSLGMQHLLGLW; encoded by the coding sequence ATGGGCGCTATTATGAAGCATCTACCTGGGGTGGCCGTATGCCTGGCCATCGCCGTGCCGTGCTGGTTCATCGGGCAGGCCTTCCCCCTCATCGGAGGGCCCGTGTTCGCTATCCTGGCCGGCATGGCCATCGCCGTCTTCTGGAAGCTGCCCCGACGCGGACGCGCCCAGTCGGGCATCGCGTTCACCGGCAAGAAGGTGCTGCAGGCGGCCGTCGTGCTATTGGGATTCGGGCTGAACCTCGCGCAGATCGCCCAGGTGGGCATGATGTCGCTGCCCATCATCGCCTCCACCATCGCCACCGCCCTCATCACGGCGTACCTGCTGCACAAGATCTTGCGCATGCCCTCTGAGATCTCGACGCTCATCGGCGTCGGATCGTCCATCTGCGGCGGCTCGGCCATCGCGGCCACCGCGCCCGTCATCAAGGCCGACGACAAGGACGTGGCCCAGGCCATCTCGGTCATCTTCCTGTTCAACGTGCTGGCCGCGCTCATCTTCCCCACGCTGGGCAGCGTGCTCGGCATGTCCAACGAGGGATTCGGCCTGTTCGCCGGCACCGCTGTGAACGACACGTCCTCGGTGACGGCCGCCGCCGCAGCCTGGGACGGCATGCACCCGGGCTCGAACGCCCTTGATCAGGCCACCATCGTCAAGCTCACGCGGACGCTGGCCATCATCCCCATCACGCTCGTGCTGGGCATCTGGATCGCGCGCCGCGACAGCCACGACCCCGCCGCGCTCGAAGCGCAGGCGCACAGCGTGGTGAAGCCCGCCGGCAAGCTGGGCGGGTTCAACCTGCGCCGCGCGCTGCCCGTGTTCATCGTGCTGTTCCTGCTCGCGTCCGTCGTCACCACGGCGGCGGTGGCCGTCGGCATCGACGCCGCCGCGTTCGAGCCGCTCAAGACGCTGTCGAAGTTCTTCATCGTCATGGCCATGGCCGCCATCGGCCTGAACACCGACGTCGTGCACCTGGTGAAGTCCGGCGGCAAGCCCATCCTCATGGGCCTGTGCTGCTGGGTGGCCATCGCCGCCGTCAGCTTAGGGATGCAGCACCTGCTGGGCTTGTGGTAG
- the coaE gene encoding dephospho-CoA kinase (Dephospho-CoA kinase (CoaE) performs the final step in coenzyme A biosynthesis.), whose protein sequence is MKKLFIIGGMGAGKSTARKALVDAGLPFIDLDKVGHDVLTWDTVKEELVDTFGADIMDGDEVNRKALAHKAFVSPAETRKLNRITVPRIEDAYRDKVAELEAAGNKAVVVEHSVFKNRTSSLAHDADVVIAVLAPLDVRIERAVASGFGEADVRRRIARQITDADRIEASDVVFNNDGTPDELRNQVLAWWGEYEKEL, encoded by the coding sequence ATGAAGAAGCTGTTCATCATCGGCGGCATGGGCGCCGGCAAGTCGACGGCCCGCAAGGCCCTTGTGGACGCGGGCCTGCCGTTCATCGACCTCGACAAGGTGGGCCACGACGTGCTCACCTGGGACACCGTGAAGGAGGAGCTGGTGGACACCTTCGGCGCCGACATCATGGACGGCGACGAGGTGAACCGCAAGGCGCTTGCGCACAAGGCGTTCGTGAGCCCCGCCGAGACGCGCAAGCTCAACCGCATCACCGTGCCGCGTATCGAGGACGCCTACCGCGATAAGGTGGCCGAGCTCGAAGCCGCTGGCAACAAGGCCGTGGTGGTGGAGCATTCCGTGTTCAAGAACCGCACGTCGTCGCTCGCCCATGACGCCGACGTGGTCATCGCCGTGCTCGCGCCGCTCGACGTGCGCATCGAGCGCGCCGTGGCGTCGGGCTTCGGCGAGGCCGACGTACGCCGCCGCATCGCCCGCCAGATCACCGACGCCGACCGCATCGAGGCCTCCGACGTGGTGTTCAACAACGACGGCACCCCCGACGAGCTGCGCAATCAGGTGCTCGCCTGGTGGGGAGAGTACGAGAAGGAGCTGTAA